The proteins below are encoded in one region of Aequorivita iocasae:
- a CDS encoding ankyrin repeat domain-containing protein, producing the protein MRDRLFDLIRLKDVSEVRTLLKNSPELVSEKDTRGSTPLLLATYYGFYDISEIILKFPQNIDAQDASGNTALMGVCFKGFDHIAKLLLENGANPNIKNFNGATALIFAATFGRKEIVWMLLDKGADKSIKDDRGLTAADHAKMQGNREMVELLEEKKE; encoded by the coding sequence ATGAGAGACAGATTATTTGATTTAATACGCTTGAAAGATGTTTCAGAAGTTAGAACACTGCTGAAAAATTCTCCTGAACTGGTTTCCGAAAAAGACACTCGCGGCTCCACACCACTTTTACTTGCCACTTATTATGGCTTTTACGATATTTCAGAAATCATTTTAAAATTTCCGCAAAATATTGATGCGCAAGATGCTTCTGGCAACACCGCTTTGATGGGTGTTTGCTTTAAAGGTTTTGACCATATCGCTAAGCTGTTGCTCGAAAATGGCGCTAATCCAAATATTAAAAATTTCAACGGTGCTACAGCTTTAATTTTTGCTGCTACTTTTGGACGAAAAGAAATAGTGTGGATGCTTTTGGACAAAGGTGCAGACAAATCAATAAAAGATGACAGAGGGTTGACGGCTGCAGACCACGCAAAAATGCAGGGTAACCGGGAGATGGTTGAATTGCTTGAAGAAAAAAAAGAATAG
- a CDS encoding Ig-like domain-containing protein yields MKHRLLYIPIAFLMILSFVDCAKKGSPSGGPRDTIPPIIVRSSPENYTTNFTGSEIEIRFDEYIKLKEVNKELIISPPMKYTPIITPLSTSKTLRIKILDTLKPNTTYSFNFGNSIVDNNEENKFEYYKYIFSTGSYIDSLKLSGRVKDAQLIAPEIPTTVMLYEANEAFTDSIIYSEKPTYITVTKDSTGVFELTNLKEGKYLLLALKEKNNDYIFQPQNDKIGFEKELITLPADSSYTLTLFKETPDYKFVRASQVGKNHIVFGYEGRADSIDIELLSEKPEDYIATVFKDEKKDTLHYWFKPAMETDSLIFKLTNKNFIDTGTVRMRELFKDSLTISALKTGTLKLKDTFKLRANTPLITFDAEQFQVMAKDSSFVQTTVTLNKKYNWAEIYFPKTEDQTYSINILPGALTDFFEKTNDTIQFSVNTRLESDYGTLNLTLVNVEAFPIIVQILDSKYNIVAEKYLTENKDVFFGALSPDKYFVRIIYDENENRSWDTGSFLNRMQPERIIYYPTQIEVRANWSLNETFILK; encoded by the coding sequence GTGAAACACCGCCTGCTTTACATTCCCATAGCTTTTTTGATGATTTTGTCATTCGTGGACTGTGCAAAAAAAGGATCGCCATCGGGTGGGCCACGGGATACCATTCCGCCAATAATAGTAAGAAGCAGTCCTGAAAATTACACTACAAATTTTACCGGTAGTGAAATTGAAATTCGATTTGATGAATACATAAAACTTAAAGAAGTAAACAAAGAGCTCATTATTTCACCACCAATGAAATACACTCCCATTATTACGCCTTTAAGTACTTCAAAAACCCTACGGATTAAAATACTCGATACTTTAAAACCAAATACTACGTATTCTTTCAACTTTGGAAATAGTATAGTGGATAATAACGAAGAAAACAAGTTTGAATACTATAAATATATTTTTTCTACGGGAAGCTATATTGATAGTCTAAAGCTTTCGGGACGAGTGAAAGACGCACAATTAATAGCGCCGGAAATTCCAACAACAGTAATGCTTTATGAAGCAAACGAAGCTTTTACGGATTCAATTATTTATTCTGAAAAACCAACTTACATAACCGTCACCAAAGATAGCACGGGAGTTTTTGAATTAACCAATTTAAAGGAAGGAAAATATCTTCTTTTGGCATTGAAGGAAAAAAACAACGATTATATTTTTCAACCACAAAATGATAAAATAGGTTTTGAAAAAGAACTTATTACCCTTCCCGCAGATTCAAGTTACACACTTACACTTTTTAAGGAAACGCCCGATTATAAATTTGTGCGCGCAAGTCAGGTAGGAAAAAACCATATTGTTTTTGGGTATGAAGGTCGTGCAGACAGTATAGATATTGAATTGCTTTCAGAAAAACCGGAAGATTATATCGCAACGGTTTTTAAGGACGAAAAAAAGGACACCTTGCATTATTGGTTTAAGCCTGCCATGGAAACAGACTCACTAATTTTTAAACTGACTAACAAAAATTTTATTGATACCGGTACCGTGCGCATGCGTGAACTATTTAAAGATTCATTGACTATTTCTGCGTTGAAAACCGGCACTTTGAAATTAAAAGATACCTTTAAATTGCGTGCAAACACGCCGCTTATAACTTTTGATGCCGAACAATTTCAAGTTATGGCAAAAGATTCTTCTTTTGTTCAAACTACTGTTACGCTAAATAAAAAGTACAATTGGGCCGAAATATATTTTCCAAAGACCGAAGACCAAACGTATTCGATAAATATTTTGCCGGGAGCGTTGACTGATTTTTTTGAAAAAACCAATGACACAATTCAGTTTAGCGTAAACACACGATTGGAGTCAGATTATGGCACGTTGAACCTTACACTGGTTAATGTGGAAGCATTTCCGATTATTGTTCAAATACTTGACAGTAAATACAATATAGTGGCGGAAAAATATCTAACAGAAAACAAAGATGTTTTTTTTGGAGCACTTTCACCCGATAAATATTTTGTAAGAATAATTTACGATGAAAATGAAAACCGCAGCTGGGACACGGGGAGTTTCTTGAACCGAATGCAGCCCGAGCGGATTATTTATTATCCAACACAAATTGAAGTTAGGGCCAACTGGAGTTTGAATGAGACTTTTATTTTAAAATAA
- a CDS encoding very short patch repair endonuclease translates to MIYEEEKIKVPRFNEESGFYTTKKRSKMMGKIRGKNTKPELLFRKALWKKGIRYRVDTKKLPGKPDISIIKYKLAIFIDGEFWHGYNWPERKETLKSNRGFWIPKIERNMQRDREVNHQLEEMGFTVFRFWTNEIKHNLDKCINDILVYINTGQND, encoded by the coding sequence ATGATTTATGAAGAGGAAAAAATAAAAGTCCCACGTTTCAACGAAGAATCTGGTTTCTACACCACGAAAAAGCGTTCCAAAATGATGGGCAAAATTCGTGGGAAGAACACCAAGCCAGAATTGCTTTTCAGAAAAGCCCTTTGGAAAAAAGGCATCCGTTATCGCGTGGACACCAAAAAACTGCCCGGAAAACCCGATATTTCCATCATAAAATACAAACTTGCCATTTTCATTGATGGTGAATTTTGGCACGGCTACAATTGGCCGGAAAGAAAAGAAACACTCAAAAGCAACCGCGGTTTTTGGATTCCCAAAATTGAACGGAATATGCAGCGCGACCGAGAAGTAAACCATCAACTTGAAGAAATGGGTTTTACGGTTTTTCGCTTTTGGACCAATGAAATAAAACATAATTTAGACAAATGCATCAACGATATTTTGGTGTACATAAATACAGGACAGAATGATTAA
- the katG gene encoding catalase/peroxidase HPI produces the protein MENNNDKNYHKGKNPSGNTSDVWEINDSSAQCPYFGNVQHQVAGGGTRNSDWWPNSLRLNVLRQQDSKSDPMGNGFNYKKEFEKLDYDALKNDLTKLMTDSQDWWPADYGHYGGLFIRMAWHSAGTYRVTDGRGGGNTANQRFAPLNSWPDNGNLDKARLLLWPIKQKYGKKISWADLLLLAGNVALESMGFKTFGFGAGREDVWEPEQDVYWGSETQWLGNDKRYEEGHLEKPLAAAHMGLIYVNPEGPNGEPDPMGSAHDIRETFGRMAMDDYETVALVAGGHTFGKAHGAGDAEKYVDVEPAGAAIEHQSKGWISSYKSGFGDDTITSGLEGPWTPVPNRWDHDYFRVLLDYEWELTKSPAGAHQWKPTAASNADKAPMAHDSSKTQDLMMSTADIALKTDPAYLKISKHFRDNPEEFEDAFARAWYKLTHRDMGPVSRYIGPEVPSEELLWQDPIPAVNHTLFDEKDISSLKGKILDTGLSISELVSTAWASASTYRGSDMRGGANGARIRLEPQKNWEVNNPSQLAKVLDKLEEIQKDFNGNQNGDKKVSMADLIVLGGCAAIEKAAKDAGHNITVPFTPGRGDASQEQTDVDSFTHLEPAADGFRNYLKPDQHASFEELLVDKSQLLTLTVPEMTVLVGGMRVLDTNWDGSSHGVFTDKPETLTNDFFVNLLDLGTTWKAVGDDDRIFEGRHRASDTFKWTGTRADLIFGSNSELRAIAEVYACEDSKEKFVNDFVAAWSKVMNLDRFDLK, from the coding sequence ATGGAAAATAATAACGATAAAAACTATCACAAAGGAAAAAACCCCAGCGGCAACACGAGCGATGTTTGGGAAATTAATGACAGTTCTGCGCAGTGCCCCTATTTTGGCAATGTTCAGCATCAAGTAGCTGGCGGAGGTACCAGAAACAGCGATTGGTGGCCGAATAGTTTACGATTGAATGTGCTGCGGCAGCAAGATTCAAAATCAGACCCCATGGGCAATGGCTTCAATTATAAAAAAGAATTCGAGAAACTGGATTATGATGCTTTAAAAAATGATCTCACAAAATTAATGACCGATTCCCAAGACTGGTGGCCCGCAGATTACGGCCATTACGGCGGATTGTTTATCCGTATGGCTTGGCACAGCGCGGGAACGTATCGTGTAACCGATGGTCGCGGCGGCGGAAATACCGCAAACCAACGTTTTGCACCATTGAACAGTTGGCCCGACAATGGAAACTTGGATAAAGCGCGCTTGTTGCTTTGGCCAATTAAGCAGAAATACGGCAAAAAAATCTCCTGGGCAGATTTACTACTTTTGGCGGGAAATGTGGCGCTGGAATCGATGGGCTTTAAAACATTTGGTTTTGGCGCAGGCCGCGAAGATGTTTGGGAACCTGAGCAGGATGTGTATTGGGGTTCTGAAACACAGTGGCTTGGCAATGACAAGCGTTATGAAGAGGGTCATCTTGAAAAACCCTTGGCGGCAGCGCACATGGGCTTGATTTATGTGAATCCGGAAGGACCAAATGGAGAGCCCGATCCAATGGGTTCTGCACACGATATTCGCGAGACTTTTGGAAGAATGGCCATGGACGATTATGAAACCGTGGCGCTTGTTGCAGGCGGGCACACCTTCGGAAAAGCACACGGAGCAGGCGATGCCGAAAAATATGTAGATGTGGAACCTGCTGGAGCCGCAATTGAACATCAAAGCAAAGGGTGGATAAGCAGCTACAAATCTGGATTTGGCGACGATACCATAACTAGTGGGTTGGAAGGTCCTTGGACGCCCGTACCCAATCGATGGGACCATGATTATTTTAGAGTATTGCTTGATTATGAGTGGGAATTAACAAAAAGCCCCGCTGGTGCCCATCAGTGGAAACCGACAGCGGCTTCAAATGCAGACAAAGCTCCCATGGCTCACGATTCATCAAAAACACAGGACTTAATGATGAGTACGGCAGATATTGCTTTAAAAACCGATCCCGCTTATTTAAAAATCTCAAAACATTTTAGAGACAATCCCGAAGAATTCGAAGATGCCTTTGCGCGCGCTTGGTATAAATTGACCCATCGCGATATGGGGCCAGTTTCCCGTTATATTGGCCCAGAAGTTCCTTCGGAAGAATTGCTTTGGCAAGACCCTATTCCTGCGGTTAATCACACTTTGTTTGACGAAAAGGATATTTCATCATTAAAAGGAAAAATACTCGATACAGGTTTGTCAATTTCTGAATTGGTTTCAACCGCGTGGGCTTCTGCTTCAACCTACAGAGGTTCCGATATGCGCGGGGGTGCAAATGGCGCCCGAATTCGTTTGGAACCACAAAAAAATTGGGAAGTGAACAATCCTTCGCAATTAGCTAAAGTTTTGGACAAGCTTGAGGAAATTCAAAAAGATTTCAACGGCAATCAAAACGGTGACAAAAAGGTTTCGATGGCAGATCTGATTGTTTTGGGCGGATGTGCCGCCATTGAAAAAGCTGCTAAAGATGCAGGGCATAACATTACTGTGCCGTTTACTCCCGGACGTGGTGATGCATCTCAGGAGCAGACCGATGTAGATTCGTTTACACATCTTGAGCCTGCTGCGGATGGTTTCAGAAATTATTTGAAGCCCGACCAGCACGCTTCTTTTGAGGAATTGTTGGTTGATAAATCACAATTATTAACGCTCACTGTTCCAGAAATGACAGTTCTTGTGGGCGGAATGCGCGTTTTGGATACAAATTGGGATGGTTCCAGCCACGGTGTTTTTACCGATAAACCTGAAACATTGACCAATGATTTCTTCGTAAATCTTCTTGATTTGGGAACAACTTGGAAAGCCGTCGGTGATGACGATCGCATTTTTGAAGGTCGCCACAGAGCTTCGGATACTTTTAAATGGACCGGAACTCGGGCAGATTTAATTTTTGGCTCCAACTCAGAGCTTCGCGCAATTGCGGAAGTTTATGCCTGTGAAGATTCCAAAGAAAAATTTGTGAACGATTTTGTTGCAGCTTGGAGCAAAGTGATGAACTTGGATCGTTTTGATTTAAAGTAA
- a CDS encoding methionine aminotransferase, whose protein sequence is MINSKLPNIETSIFAKMSKMAAEHHALNLSQGFPNFPSDPTLNALVDNAMRDGFNQYAPMPGDFELRMEISKKIENLHNHFYNPETEITITAGATQAIFTIIAATISKGDEVIIFTPAYDCYAPTVELFGGKIAPIQLKPPFYSVDWQEVSDKISSKTKMIIINSPHNPSGMLFSKNDMLQLQDLAEKNNLLVLSDEVYEHIIFDGNIHQSASKYEALAERSFVTASFGKTFHNTGWKMGYCAAPRNLMEEFQKVHQFVVFCVNHPIQKALATYLKDENHYLKLSDFYQQKRDFFLHLMEGSNFKIIPSKGTYFQMLDFSEISNENDIAFAERLTKEHKIATIPTSVFNEGKKDFKQIRVCFAKTDETLAEAAKILQQL, encoded by the coding sequence ATGATTAACTCAAAACTCCCAAATATAGAAACCTCCATCTTCGCCAAAATGAGCAAAATGGCAGCGGAACACCATGCGCTTAACCTTTCTCAGGGATTCCCAAATTTCCCCAGCGACCCCACTTTGAATGCTTTGGTGGACAACGCAATGCGCGACGGTTTTAATCAGTATGCGCCAATGCCCGGAGATTTTGAATTGCGGATGGAAATTTCAAAAAAAATAGAAAATCTTCACAATCATTTTTACAATCCCGAAACTGAAATCACAATTACGGCTGGTGCAACTCAAGCTATTTTTACAATAATCGCTGCGACAATTAGTAAAGGCGATGAGGTAATTATTTTCACTCCCGCCTACGATTGTTATGCACCAACGGTGGAACTCTTCGGTGGAAAAATTGCTCCCATTCAACTGAAACCTCCTTTTTATAGTGTGGATTGGCAGGAGGTTTCGGATAAGATTTCTTCAAAAACGAAAATGATTATCATCAACTCGCCACACAATCCAAGTGGAATGCTGTTTTCAAAAAACGATATGCTTCAATTGCAGGATTTGGCAGAGAAAAATAATCTGTTGGTTTTAAGCGATGAGGTTTATGAACACATCATTTTTGACGGGAATATACATCAAAGTGCATCAAAATATGAAGCTTTGGCGGAGCGAAGTTTTGTAACTGCCTCCTTCGGAAAAACATTTCACAATACTGGCTGGAAAATGGGCTATTGTGCCGCACCCAGAAATTTGATGGAGGAATTTCAAAAAGTACATCAATTCGTGGTTTTTTGCGTAAACCATCCCATTCAAAAAGCATTGGCAACTTATTTAAAAGACGAAAATCATTATTTGAAACTGTCGGATTTCTATCAGCAAAAGCGCGATTTTTTTCTGCATTTAATGGAAGGTTCCAATTTCAAAATTATTCCGTCTAAAGGAACTTATTTTCAAATGCTCGACTTTTCAGAAATTTCAAATGAAAACGATATCGCTTTCGCGGAAAGACTTACGAAGGAACATAAGATTGCGACCATTCCAACGTCCGTTTTTAACGAAGGCAAAAAAGATTTTAAACAGATTCGGGTTTGCTTTGCCAAAACGGATGAAACTTTGGCGGAAGCTGCTAAAATTCTTCAACAGCTATAA
- a CDS encoding amidohydrolase has protein sequence MSKNLKITIIQSELHWENAEANRAMFSEKIQNIEGETDLIILPEMFPTGFSMNAEKLAEPNNGETLRWMIQEAQKNNCAITGSIIISEENNYYNRLFFVFPDGSFQKYDKKHTFTLAKENKTYSAGNERLIVEYKGWKICPLVCYDLRFPVWARNTEDYDVLMYVANWPKVRTLAWDTLLRARAIENMAYCIGVNRVGFDGNEHEYVGHSAIYDVLGKQISTTSYETEFTETIVLDKEHIESNRKHLQFLNDRDHFILK, from the coding sequence TTGAGCAAAAATTTAAAAATAACAATTATTCAAAGCGAACTTCACTGGGAAAATGCCGAAGCAAATCGCGCGATGTTTTCTGAGAAAATCCAAAATATTGAAGGCGAAACAGATTTAATAATTCTCCCGGAAATGTTTCCTACAGGTTTTTCAATGAATGCCGAAAAGCTTGCTGAACCGAACAATGGCGAAACTTTGCGATGGATGATTCAAGAAGCACAAAAAAATAATTGTGCAATAACGGGAAGTATTATCATTTCTGAAGAAAACAATTATTACAACCGCCTATTTTTCGTTTTTCCCGATGGAAGTTTTCAAAAGTATGACAAAAAACACACCTTCACTTTAGCAAAGGAAAACAAAACCTATTCTGCGGGAAATGAACGTTTGATTGTTGAATATAAAGGTTGGAAAATTTGTCCGTTGGTTTGTTACGATTTGCGTTTTCCAGTTTGGGCTAGAAATACGGAAGATTACGATGTATTGATGTATGTTGCAAATTGGCCAAAAGTTCGCACTCTAGCTTGGGACACTTTGCTTCGTGCCCGAGCCATTGAAAATATGGCGTATTGCATCGGTGTAAACCGCGTAGGTTTTGATGGCAATGAGCACGAATATGTGGGCCATTCAGCAATTTATGATGTTTTGGGAAAGCAAATTTCAACAACTAGTTATGAAACTGAATTTACCGAAACAATTGTTTTGGATAAAGAACACATTGAAAGCAACCGAAAACACCTTCAGTTTTTAAACGATCGCGATCATTTTATTTTAAAATAA